A genomic window from Antedon mediterranea chromosome 4, ecAntMedi1.1, whole genome shotgun sequence includes:
- the LOC140048100 gene encoding uncharacterized protein yields MTNISPAGQREIIREMCNAIQHGRRHDVETILDDNEEFINADEGGNMVAKSLYRNFLMLAIDALETDISTLLIDRGIDINHKCWCVNGKQSARDLAIENGLNDVVDMIDSRLPISMQLFAAVSDGSLTRTKQLISHIDADINMKVNLYGEKTPGCLAFTLLMIAIKLNHSDVAELLVQGNIDVAFQHQEWERLNPESDDVLVVSYTALELATQRGMYDVVKMIKGQQLKRTVVKDTNAIDDAKQADVDTNRLTNSQEARELPAAIPTVEQEARELPTSIPTVEQDHLDNNINKYENKVAHRQSCCCILS; encoded by the exons ATGACAAATATAAGCCCAGCTGGACAGAGGGAAATTATTAGG GAAATGTGCAATGCAATTCAACATGGTAGGAGACACGACGTAGAGACGATTCTTGATGATAATGAAGAGTTTATCAATGCAGATGAG GGTGGAAACATGGTAGCCAAATCTCTTTACCGAAACTTTCTGATGTTGGCCATTGATGCATTGGAGACGGATATATCAACCTTGCTCATCGATAGAGGGATTGACATCAACCATAAATGCTGG TGTGTTAATGGAAAGCAGTCCGCTCGAGATTTAGCTATTGAGAATGGGTTAAACGACGTCGTAGACATGATAGACAGTAGACTTCCAATTTCAATG CAATTGTTCGCAGCTGTTTCCGATGGAAGTTTAACCAGAACAAAGCAACTCATTTCTCATATTGACGCTGATATTAACATGAAAGTG AATTTATATGGCGAGAAGACACCGGGATGTTTAGCATTCACACTTTTAATGATCGCTATCAAACTCAACCATTCAGATGTAGCCGAGTTACTCGTTCAAGGAAATATAGATGTTGCATTTCAACATCAG gaATGGGAGAGGTTGAACCCAGAATCCGATGATGTCTTGGTGGTGTCATACACGGCGCTTGAACTAGCTACGCAAAGAGGGATGTATGACGTAGTCAAGATGATCAAAGGTCAACAACTCAAACGCACAGTAGTAAAAGACACGAATGCAATTGATGATGCCAAACAG gCTGACGTCGATACAAATCGTTTAACTAATTCACAAGAAGCACGTGAACTACCAGCTGCAATACCAACCGTGGAACAAGAAGCACGTGAACTACCAACTTCAATACCAACCGTGGAACAAGATCATTTAGATAATAATATCaacaaatatgaaaataaagtg GCTCACCGACAAAGTTGCTGTTGTATTCTGTCATAG
- the LOC140048099 gene encoding phosphoacetylglucosamine mutase-like isoform X2 has protein sequence MSLWKKSVFPAAAQHQKLDGQTYNYGTAGFRTKANLLDSVMFRCGLIAVLRSKKTKSSIGVMITASHNPECDNGVKIVEPMGEMLIAEWEVYATQLANASNEELGGVIEGIIKDNNIDMTVSANVIIARDTSPSLSASVIDAIKAFNAVYTDYGMLTTPQLHYLVRCVNTNGQYGEATEEGYYKKLSQAFTQLKIQTPGDNSYLPEISVDGANGVGALKVLQLQKELKGYLDMKVFNDGSTGKLNEQCGADYVKVGQKPPAGVMFEVGKKYCSFDGDADRIVYFFKSKDGSFRLMDGDKIATLIAGYLKELVASVGLNLQLGLVQTAYANGSSTYYASTVMKVPVACAKTGVKHLHLKALDFDIGVYFEANGHGTVIFSEKATKSITSASEDSSLTEDKKQAAVRLLNLMDVCNQTVGDAISDMLLVESILEARLWSLEDWNSAYTDLPNRLLKVKVEDRNAIQTTDSERKATSPVGLQMAIDTTVAKYSKSRSFVRPSGTEDVVRVYAEADNQTSADQLAYDVAVLVHKLAGGVGDPPTPPMSS, from the exons ATGTCCTTATGGAAAAAGTCAGTTTTCCCGGCAGCAGCACAGCACCAGAAACTAGATGGTCAAACATACAACTATGGCACGGCAGGCTTTCGTACCAA GGCGAACTTGCTTGATTCAGTGATGTTTCGTTGTGGTTTAATTGCTGTTCTACgatcaaagaaaacaaaat CTAGCATTGGAGTAATGATTACAGCTTCACACAATCCTGAGTGTGACAATGGTGTAAAAATTGTTGAACCAATGGGGGAGATGCTGATTGCTGAATGGGAGGTTTATGCAACACAACTGGCTAATGCAAG CAATGAGGAGTTAGGAGGTGTAATTGAGGGTATTATAAAAGATAACAACATTGACATGACAGTTTCAGCGAATGTTATCATAGCACGAGACACAAG TCCAAGTTTATCAGCATCAGTTATTGATGCTATTAAAGCTTTTAATGCAGTCTACACTGATTATG GAATGTTGACAACTCCTCAGTTACATTACCTTGTTAGATGTGTTAATACTAATGGACAGTATGGAGAGGCTACTGAAGAAGGATACTACAAGAAACTAAGCCAAGCTTTTACACAACTTAAGATACAG ACGCCTGGTGACAATTCCTATTTGCCGGAAATATCTGTAGATGGAGCAAATGGTGTCGGCGCCCTCAAGGTGTTACAGCTTCAGAAAGAGCTTAAAGGTTACCTTGATATGAAGGTGTTCAACGATGGATCGACAGGAAAGCTCAATGAACAG TGTGGAGCAGACTATGTCAAAGTTGGACAGAAACCACCAGCAG GTGTGATGTTTGAGGTGGGTAAGAAGTATTGTAGTTTTGATGGCGATGCAGACAGAATTGTCTATTTTTTCAAGTCAAAGG ATGGAAGTTTTCGATTGATGGATGGAGACAAGATAGCAACATTA atTGCTGGATATTTGAAAGAGCTTGTAGCATCTGTTGGTTTAAATCTCCAGCTAGGCCTTGTACAAACTGCCTATGCTAATGGCAGTTCCACCTACTATGCCTCAACTGTAATG AAAGTTCCAGTAGCTTGTGCTAAAACAGGAGTTAAGCATCTTCACTTGAAAGCACTAGACTTTGATATTGGTGTGTACTTTGAAGCAAACGGACATGGTACA gTTATCTTTAGTGAGAAGGCGACTAAGTCTATTACGAGTGCTAGTGAAGACTCCAG TTTGACAGAAGACAAGAAACAAGCAGCTGTTCGTTTGCTCAACTTAATGGATGTGTGTAATCAG ACTGTGGGAGATGCAATTTCAGACATGTTACTTGTAGAGTCTATTTTAGAGGCTAGGCTGTGGAGTTTAGAAGACTGGAACAGTGCTTATACTGACTTACCAAACAGACTACTGAAAGTTAAG GTTGAAGATAGAAATGCAATCCAAACAACAGATTCAGAGCGTAAAGCAACATCACCTGTGGGGTTACAGATGGCTATTGACACTACAGTTGcaaaatacagtaaatcaaGGTCGTTTGTTAGACCATCCGGTACAGAGGATGTTGTCAGAGTTTACGCAGAAGCAGACAATCAg ACATCGGCTGATCAGCTTGCGTATGATGTGGCTGTCTTGGTTCATAAACTCGCAGGTGGAGTTGGGGACCCACCAACGCCACCAATGAGCAGTTAG
- the LOC140048099 gene encoding phosphoacetylglucosamine mutase-like isoform X1: protein MSLWKKSVFPAAAQHQKLDGQTYNYGTAGFRTKANLLDSVMFRCGLIAVLRSKKTKSSIGVMITASHNPECDNGVKIVEPMGEMLIAEWEVYATQLANASNEELGGVIEGIIKDNNIDMTVSANVIIARDTRPSSPSLSASVIDAIKAFNAVYTDYGMLTTPQLHYLVRCVNTNGQYGEATEEGYYKKLSQAFTQLKIQTPGDNSYLPEISVDGANGVGALKVLQLQKELKGYLDMKVFNDGSTGKLNEQCGADYVKVGQKPPAGVMFEVGKKYCSFDGDADRIVYFFKSKDGSFRLMDGDKIATLIAGYLKELVASVGLNLQLGLVQTAYANGSSTYYASTVMKVPVACAKTGVKHLHLKALDFDIGVYFEANGHGTVIFSEKATKSITSASEDSSLTEDKKQAAVRLLNLMDVCNQTVGDAISDMLLVESILEARLWSLEDWNSAYTDLPNRLLKVKVEDRNAIQTTDSERKATSPVGLQMAIDTTVAKYSKSRSFVRPSGTEDVVRVYAEADNQTSADQLAYDVAVLVHKLAGGVGDPPTPPMSS, encoded by the exons ATGTCCTTATGGAAAAAGTCAGTTTTCCCGGCAGCAGCACAGCACCAGAAACTAGATGGTCAAACATACAACTATGGCACGGCAGGCTTTCGTACCAA GGCGAACTTGCTTGATTCAGTGATGTTTCGTTGTGGTTTAATTGCTGTTCTACgatcaaagaaaacaaaat CTAGCATTGGAGTAATGATTACAGCTTCACACAATCCTGAGTGTGACAATGGTGTAAAAATTGTTGAACCAATGGGGGAGATGCTGATTGCTGAATGGGAGGTTTATGCAACACAACTGGCTAATGCAAG CAATGAGGAGTTAGGAGGTGTAATTGAGGGTATTATAAAAGATAACAACATTGACATGACAGTTTCAGCGAATGTTATCATAGCACGAGACACAAG ACCCAGCAGTCCAAGTTTATCAGCATCAGTTATTGATGCTATTAAAGCTTTTAATGCAGTCTACACTGATTATG GAATGTTGACAACTCCTCAGTTACATTACCTTGTTAGATGTGTTAATACTAATGGACAGTATGGAGAGGCTACTGAAGAAGGATACTACAAGAAACTAAGCCAAGCTTTTACACAACTTAAGATACAG ACGCCTGGTGACAATTCCTATTTGCCGGAAATATCTGTAGATGGAGCAAATGGTGTCGGCGCCCTCAAGGTGTTACAGCTTCAGAAAGAGCTTAAAGGTTACCTTGATATGAAGGTGTTCAACGATGGATCGACAGGAAAGCTCAATGAACAG TGTGGAGCAGACTATGTCAAAGTTGGACAGAAACCACCAGCAG GTGTGATGTTTGAGGTGGGTAAGAAGTATTGTAGTTTTGATGGCGATGCAGACAGAATTGTCTATTTTTTCAAGTCAAAGG ATGGAAGTTTTCGATTGATGGATGGAGACAAGATAGCAACATTA atTGCTGGATATTTGAAAGAGCTTGTAGCATCTGTTGGTTTAAATCTCCAGCTAGGCCTTGTACAAACTGCCTATGCTAATGGCAGTTCCACCTACTATGCCTCAACTGTAATG AAAGTTCCAGTAGCTTGTGCTAAAACAGGAGTTAAGCATCTTCACTTGAAAGCACTAGACTTTGATATTGGTGTGTACTTTGAAGCAAACGGACATGGTACA gTTATCTTTAGTGAGAAGGCGACTAAGTCTATTACGAGTGCTAGTGAAGACTCCAG TTTGACAGAAGACAAGAAACAAGCAGCTGTTCGTTTGCTCAACTTAATGGATGTGTGTAATCAG ACTGTGGGAGATGCAATTTCAGACATGTTACTTGTAGAGTCTATTTTAGAGGCTAGGCTGTGGAGTTTAGAAGACTGGAACAGTGCTTATACTGACTTACCAAACAGACTACTGAAAGTTAAG GTTGAAGATAGAAATGCAATCCAAACAACAGATTCAGAGCGTAAAGCAACATCACCTGTGGGGTTACAGATGGCTATTGACACTACAGTTGcaaaatacagtaaatcaaGGTCGTTTGTTAGACCATCCGGTACAGAGGATGTTGTCAGAGTTTACGCAGAAGCAGACAATCAg ACATCGGCTGATCAGCTTGCGTATGATGTGGCTGTCTTGGTTCATAAACTCGCAGGTGGAGTTGGGGACCCACCAACGCCACCAATGAGCAGTTAG